Genomic DNA from Streptomyces sp. GS7:
GTCCCGCTCCAGCTTCCACAGCCCGTCGGCGACGGGCGTCCCCGAGCCGTGGTCGAAGGCCAGCACCGGGTTCGCCCATGGCTGCGCCGACTCCGACCCCAGGACGAGGCCCTTGGCGATCCGCCGCATCCGGGCGAGCCGGTTCTCCCGGTCACCCGCCCTGGTCATCTCATGGCCCGCGCCGTGGTCGCGGAACACCTCACCGGTCGCGTCCACGTCCAGGAAGTAGCTGTCCGCCCCGTTGGCGGTCATCGCCCGCGTACGGTCGGCCAGATAGTGCTTGGCCGGCTCGGCCTTCTCGAAGGCGCGCGAGCTGAGATAGCAGCCGCGGCCCCCGAAACCGGTCTGTGCCGTCCCGTCCGCCTTCCGCACGCAGAAGTCCGGGTAGACCCTGTCCGGCCACGCCGACGTGGGGCTGTCCGCCGTCTTCGGATCCTGCCCGTTGGCGAACGTGTCGTACGGCCCGACGAGATACCCCGCCTTCTTCGCGGCCCGGACGGCGTCCGCCGTCATCGGGTCCGGCCCGGAGTCGTACCCGAGCCACATCCGGTCCACGCCCAGCTTCCTCAGCTTCTCGACACCGGACGCGGTCCGCGCCTCGCCCCACAGGTAGGCGTGGAACGCGCCCAGCAGCTTCGCCCCGGCCGGGTTCTTCCTGATCTTCTCGTGCAGGCTGCCGAGCTGCCCGTGCTGGGAGAGGTAGGAGCGGTAGTCGGCGGCCGGGGCCACCGGATTCCCGTCCGTGAGCGAGAACGAGACGTCGTAGTCTCCCGTCCCCTCACCGGAGTTGAAGTCGTGTGCCGCCGTGGCGCGCAGCCGCCCCCCGGTGGAGGCGAACCGCAGCGTCGTCCCGATGTCGGTGGGCGTGAGATAGCTGACGCCGTGCCGCCCGCCGGACCAGCCCCACAGCGGCAGCGACAGATCCCCGCCCACATCGACGGTGTTCCCGGCCAGCCCGCCCTTCGGCCCGTTCCAGAACGCGTCCCGTACGGGGATGTCCAGCCCCTCGCCGCGCGGCAGCTGCACATCGGACGCGGCCCGGTCGGTACCGGTCACCGGCCAGCTCACCGACCCGTCCCGCTCCGACCGGATCCGGATGTGCAGTCGCCCCCGCTCCGAACTCGCCGTGACCCGGAGCCCCTTGGCCGGATAGCTCCAGCGTGCCATCCCGGCCGTACGGGTCACCGGGCCGGGCTTGCCGAGGCCGCTCGCCGCCGCCTCGGACAGCACCAGCCGCGTCCCGTCCTTGGTGCGGGCGGTGACCGCCAGCGACCCGGTGTCGACGACGGCGGTCCCGCCGGCGACGGGGAGTTCGACACGACTGCCCTGGACCGTACCGGCCGTGGCGCTGCCGCAACCGGAAAGCGCGAACGCGGAGGCGGTCAGCGCCAGCGAGGCGGCGACCGCTCGGGTGAGTGTGGATGCCATGTCCTTTGAATAGCGACCGGCTTTAAGAACCTTCTAAGAGGCCGCCGGACCGTCCCAGGGGGCACCGGGCGGCAGCCTCCTCACACGGCCAGGCGCCGCGCCGCCAGCTCCGCGTACACCGCCGCCCCGTCCGCCAGCACCGCATCGTCGAACTCGGCCAGCGGCGAATGGTTGTTGGCGCTCCGCTCCGGGTCCGCACCGGCCGGCGGAGCACCCAGGAACACCATCGCGCCGGGCACCTCCGCCAGCACCCGGGAGAAGTCCTCCGACCCCTGGAGCGGCTGCCGCATCGGCGCGTACCGCTCCTCGCCGAGCACCTCGCGCACCGTGGCCGCCACGAAGTCCGCCGCCGCGTCGTCGTTGACGGTCATCGGATACACCTCGCTGAACTCCGCGTCCACACCCACCCCGTAGGCCGCCGCGATGCCCCGGCACACCTCCACCGTGCCGTCCTTGACCCGCGCCTGCGCCCGCTCCGAGAAGCTGCGCACCGTCGCCTCGAAGACCGCCGTGTCCGGAATGACGTTCTGCTTCGTCCCCGCGTGGAAGGTGCCCACGGTCAGGATCACCGGGTCGAACACGTCGAAGCTACGGGTGATCCACGCCTGCAACGCGGTCACCATCGCGCACCCGGCCTGCACCGGGTCCTTGGCGCGGTGGGGCATCGACCCGTGTCCGCCCTCGCCCCGTACGGTCACCCGCAGCACGTTCGACGCCGACATCGCCGGCCCGCCCCGGGTCCCGAACACGCCGCTCGGCACCCCCGCGGACAGCACGTGGATCGCGTACGCCGCCACCGGCCGCTGCCCGGCCGCGTCCAGCAGCCCCTCGGCCAGCATGTGCCGGGCGCCGTCGTAACCCTCCTCGCCGGGCTGGAACATGAACAGCACCTCACCCGCGAGCCGGTCGCGGTGCGCGGCGAGCAGCCTGGCCGCACCGGTCAGCATGGTGGTGTGCAGATCGTGGCCGCAGGCGTGCATCCGGCCGTTGCCGGCGGCGAAGTCGAGCCCGGTGCGCTCGGCCACCGGCAGCGCGTCCATGTCGCCGCGCAGCAGCACGGTCGGCCCCGGCGCCGCCCCGCGCAGCACCGCCGTCACCGAGGTGAGTCCGTCCCCCGTACTCAACTCCAACGGCAACCCGTCCAGTTCAGCCAGTACGGCTTCCTGCGTACGGGGCAGATCCAGCCCGGTCTCGGGGATCCGGTGCAGCGAACGGCGCAGCTGTACGAGGTCGTCGGAGAGCGCGCGGGCGTCGTCACGAAGGTTCATACGGGCTCCTCAGCTGGGGAACCCCCCATTCTTGACCGCGGCGACGAACGAGGACCACCCCGCAGCGGAAGCCACGATCGCGGGCCCGTCCGGAACCTTGCTGTCGCGGACGGGGACGACGCCGTGGGTGGCGGAGTGGGCGGGGGAGAACTCTATGCAGTCTCCGCCGTTGGCATCGCTGTAGGAGGACTTGACCCAGGTGAAGTCGCGGGTGAACTCGACACACGCCCCGCCGTTGCCCTCGCTGTAGGACGACTTGATCCACGTGGCGGCGGCGAGATCCAAGTCGGGGCTCATGCTCGGTACTCCTTCAGCAGGTTCTTGATCAGGGCCAGTGATTGATCCGGGGCCAACGCATGCGCCCGGAGCAGATCGTAGTCATCCAGGGCGGCGTCGACCGTTTGTGCGGAATCATGCATCCTGCCTCCTACCCGGGTCTCCGTGTACAACACGGTGGGGGAGTCCGAGAAGCGCAACACGATGAAGGGCATCGTGGACGTGGCCGGAATGCCCGCCGAGAACGGCATGACCTGAAGCGCCACGTGTGGGGACGTGGCTACCGCGAGCAGGTAGTCGAGCTGCCCTGCCATGACCTCGGCACTGCCGACGACGGTCCGCAGACACGCCTCGTGGAGGATGGCCCACAGACGCGGGGGAGCGTCCTGTTCGAACACCTCACGTCGCCGTAGCCGCGCGGCAACCTTGTCCTCGATCCCCTCGGCGCTTGCCCCGGGGTTGGCTACGCGGAAGACGGCCCTCGCGTAGTCCTCTGTCTGGACGATGCCTGTTACGAGGTTCGTCTCGTAGGTCAGGATTCGCGATGCCTTCCGTTCCAGGTTCAGATACGGAAGGAACCACGACGGGTGATCCCCTTCGTCGATCCTCCGCAGCATGCCCGCGAAGAGCCCGTTCGTCCCGAACGCGAGATCGCAGCCGTCGGCGAACTTCTCGCTGGCCTTCACCTTCCCGGACTCCACCATGCTGACGTATGCGTAGGAGTAGCCCGCAGCTTGGCCCAAGTGCTTCTGCGTGAGATTGCGGCCCAGGCGTACCCGTTTGACGTCACGCCCGAAGCTCTGGAGCGGATTGAAGTGCTCGGGTGGGGTCGTCTCGTCCAATGCTGTGACCTCTCGTTCTGTGGTCGCGGTCAGCATCGCCGCAGGCAGTTGCTGTAAGCACTGCCGTTTAAGTGACCCCATTCTATTGCCCGTTGCGTTGTCAGCGTGACCGAATGGCTACACCCCGTACGCAAAGCCAGGACCCCCGCGACCGCGTGACCGGTCCGGGGGCGTGGCCACCAACCCCCTGGAGGTTGACGACATGACCGACGCTACCGCGCGGCTTCTGCCGTGGTCGAGTACGGACGGCAAGCCCTGCTTCGTCGTGGGCGACGGCACCGGCCCCGTGTCCCGTATTGCCGACAGCGTCGAGGTGGCGCAACTCGACTCGGCCGCCGACCTCATCGACGAGTCGCGGCGCGTGCTCGCCGGGCGCGCCTGGACGTCCGGGGAACTCCAGCTGCTCACCGTCGAGTTGACGGACTCGCTCGCCGAGGTCCACCGGGTCGCCAAGAGCCGCGGCGCCCGGCTGCCGAAGCCCTCGCCCGCCGTGGTCCATGTACCGGCGGGGGAGGCGGTGAAGCCGTGCCCGTTCCCGTGCGAGGTCTGCCGCCGTAAGGGGCGGTAGGGGGGTGGCGGGCGCGGGTCAGCCCGCCTCGTCGCCCTTCCGGTCCCCGACCAGGGCCGCCTCGATCGCGTCGAGGCGGCGCGCGAAGGCGTCCGGCGCGGAGGCGAGGGTGCCCTTGCTGATCGCGTTCCCTCCCTCGTGCTGCACCTGGGCGACATTGACGACGGTGTACGACACCGTGGCGCCGCCGTTCGCCGCCTCGGTCACCCGGTACTCGCCCCGGTACCACCAGTCCCCCTGCAGCACGGCCGTGCGGGCGTCCGCGTACACGGCATACTTGGTGTGGCCGTCCGTGGGAGCCAACTCGGCGGCCAGGAACTCGAAGACGTCCGCCGGGGGCGCGGTGACCTCGCGTTCGAGTTCCAGCAACACGGTGTGCAGCGCAGGGCGCACCAGCGGCGCCCCTTCGTCCTGAGCCAGATTCCCCGTCTGCTTCCCCGTCTGCTTCCCCGTCTGATCCGTCATACCGGAACCGTAGCCCCAACGCCCCGCAGGCGACGCCTATTTCGCGGGCGGCGCCCGTCACCGTTCCCGCACGCCCGAGCCCTCCGCCACCGCATCCAGCCGCGCCAACTCCCCTTCCGTGAGTGCGATCCGTACCGCGTCCAGGTTCTCGTCCAGATGGGCGGGTGAGCCCGTACCGGGCGTCGGTAGCAGGACGGGGGAGCGGTGCAGCAGCCAGGTCAGCGCGATCTGCCCCGTGGTCGCGCCGTGCCCGGCGGCGACCGCGGCGACCACCTCGCCCGCTTCCCCCGTCAGCGCCCCGTTCCCCAGCGGGAACCACGGCAGAAACGCCGTCCCTCCCTTCTCGCACAGCTCCAGTACGTCCTCCGAGGTGCGGTCCAGGAGGTTGTAGCGGTTCTGCACCGACGCGATCGGGGCCAGCTCCTGCGCCCGTGCGAGATCCGCCGCCCCGACGCTGTCCAGCCCGATGTGCCGGATCTTCCCGGCCTGTTGGAGTTCCAGCAGGGCGCCCAACTGGTCGGCCATCGGCACTTCGGGGTCCAGTCGGTGCAGCTGGTACAGGTCGATGGTGTCCGTACGCAGCCGCCGCAGGCTCGCCTCGCACATGGCGCGCAGCTCCTCCGGCCGCCCGGCGATATGCCAGATGTCCGGCCCCGTGCGCACCACCCCGCCCTTGGTCGCGATCACCAGGTCGTCCGGATACGGGTGCAGCGCCTGGGCCACCAACTCCTCGGCGATGTCCGGACCGTAGTTGTCGGCGGTGTCGATCAACGTCACCCCGCGCTCGACGGCCCGGCGCAGCAGCGCGACGGGCTGCCGCGGGTCCGCGTGCCGCGGCCCCCAGTACCCGGCCCCGACGAGCCCGCCGGTCCCCAGCCCCAGCCGCCGCACCGCCAGGCTCCCGCCGATCGCGAACTCCGGTGCCGGAGATTCAGGTCCCGGAGATCCCGGAGATACATTCGCTTCCGTATCCACGGGCTGGAGCCTAGACGGCAGTCCGGCCGGCAATAATCCGGCGTCCCGGGTCGCGCCCCTTCATAAGATCACCTGGTGCCTCCTGACATATCGCTGTTCACGCTGACTCTGCTCTGCCTGGCGGCCCTGGCAGCCGGCTGGATCGACGCGGTGGTGGGCGGCGGCGGGCTGCTGCTGCTCCCGGCGCTGCTGGTCGGCCTTCCGCACACGCCCGCCGCGTTCGTGCTCGGCACCAACAAGTCCACCGCCATCGTCGGCACCACCGCGGCCGCCGTGACCTACGTCCGCAAGACCCCGATCGACATCGGCACCGCCCTGCGGATCGGCGCCGCGGCGCTCGCCGGATCGCTCACCGGGGCGTTCTTCGCGGCCGGTATCAACAGTGCGGTGCTCCGCCCGCTGATCATGGCCGTGCTCCTGGGTGTCCTCGCCTTCATCCTCTTCCGCCCGGCGTTCGGCACCGCCCCCGCGCCCTCGGGACCGGTGACCCGGCGGCGCGTGCTGGTGGCGATCCTCGTCGCGGGCCTGGGAATCGGCTTCTACGACGGGCTGATCGGCCCCGGCACCGGTGCCTTCCTCGTTATCGCACTGGCCGCCCTCCTCCACATGGACCTGGTCACCTCCTCCGCCACCGCCAAGGTCATCAACGTCTGCACCAACGTCGGCGCGCTGACGATGTTCGCCATCCAGGGCACTGTGCTGTGGCAACTGGGGGCGCTGCTAGCCCTGTTCAACCTCGTCGGCGGCACGGTCGGTGCCAGGATGGCCCTCAAGCGCGGCGCCGGTTTCGTGCGCGGTGTGCTCGTCATCGTCGTCATCACCCTCCTGTGCAAGCTGGTCTACGACCAGTGGCTGGCGGCCTGACGCCCCCCTCCACCGTCCGGGCGCAGGCCCGCCGATGCCCCCGCGGTGACGCGGCGTCGCTCCCGTATGCGGCGGCGGACCCGGATCCGACGGCCCTGCAACAGCGCCAACAGCGCCAACAGCGCCAACAGCGCCAACAGCGCCAACAGCGCCAACAGCGGCAACAGCGGCAACAGCGCCAACAGCGCCAACGGCCGCAGCGGCGGTTTCAGAAACGGCAGTTGTAGAGCCGCGACATGTCCCGTAGGCCCCCGGGTATCCGCGCCGCGATCCGGGCCGCCGCGCGGTAGGCCACGGGCAGCTTCTCGATCCCCGGCAGGTCCAGGGCGCTGATGTTCTCGACGATCTCCAGGCGGGGGCTCAGCCGGGATATGCCGGCCGGGTCCGTGCCCCAGTGCAGCGTCGAACCGGTCCTGACGATGACGGTGTTGAGGCGCGCCGCGCGCAGGGCGAACCTGCTGAAGGCGTCGAAGGCCAGCTCCCCGCTGGGGGTGTGGGCGATCAGGCGGCGGAGGAGCGTGGTGACGTCCTCCTCGGTGAGGTACATCAGCAGGCCCTCGGCGACGATCATCGTCGGCCGGTCGGACGGGAGTCCGTCCACCCAGTCCGGGGCCGTGACGGACGTCGGTATCTCGGCGTATCCGGGGCGCTCCGGATAGAGCTGCCGGCGCAGGTCTATGACGTCCGGGAAGTCGACGTCGTACCAGCGCACCCGGGGGCCGGGGTCGAGGCGGTAGACGCGGGTGTCGAGGCCGCAGCCCAGATGCGCCACCGTCGCCTCCTCGTGCAGGGTCAGGAAGCGGGCCGTCCAGACGTCCAACTGCCGGGCGCGGAGGGCGACTCCGGCTGCGTCGCCGCCGCGCATCCGGAGCTTGCGGAAGTCGTAGTCGAGGCGGCGCACGGTGTCGACGGCCATGGTGTCGCCGAGTATCGGCTTCTTCGCGCGGCTGTCGACCGCGCGGCCGTAGAGCGTGGCGAGGAGGGTCTCCTTCGCCCCGGTCAACTGCACCTTCGATTTCGCGCTGGTCATGGTTCGATGGTACGGAACATTCAGAAAAATGTGAAGAGTGAAAACGTGCGGTCCTACGCCGTGGCGGTGGCCGGCGTCAGCCCCGGGCCGCCGCGCCCGCGGGCACGCCCCGCGCCCGTTCGCGCACCGCCGTGACGGCGGTCAGCAGCACCACCGAGTCGTCGAGGGCCGTCAGGCCGTGCCGGGCGTGCGGAATCGCCGTGATCTGCCCCGCGGTCAGCACCTGGCCGCCGCCGGCCCAGGTCAGCCGGACGCGGCCGCGCAGCACGTGGAGGCTGGCCGCCGGGGGCGCGTTGTGCTCGTCCAGCGACGTGCCGGCCAGCAGCGCGATCACGGTTTGGCGCAGCGGGCCGTCGTGCAGGAAGAGGTGGGCGCTGCGTCCGTGCGCGGAGGCGCGGGCGTCGTCGAGTCGGTCGCGGATGAGGGTTTCGAGATTCTCCATGGCGCTCGCCTTTCGAGTGCGGCCCGGCGGCGGGACGTCCCTGCGGCGGGACTCCCCTCTCCATCGTTGTCCCTGCGCAGGAGGGCGCAACCGGGGCGTACGGGCGCGCGGCCGGCGGATACGAAGGCGGACGCGAACGGGAGGGGTCGGAAAGGGAGCGGTCGACGGATAGGAATGGGAATGGGGCGTCCGGGTGCTTGGGCGCGGGCAGCGGCC
This window encodes:
- a CDS encoding glycoside hydrolase — its product is MASTLTRAVAASLALTASAFALSGCGSATAGTVQGSRVELPVAGGTAVVDTGSLAVTARTKDGTRLVLSEAAASGLGKPGPVTRTAGMARWSYPAKGLRVTASSERGRLHIRIRSERDGSVSWPVTGTDRAASDVQLPRGEGLDIPVRDAFWNGPKGGLAGNTVDVGGDLSLPLWGWSGGRHGVSYLTPTDIGTTLRFASTGGRLRATAAHDFNSGEGTGDYDVSFSLTDGNPVAPAADYRSYLSQHGQLGSLHEKIRKNPAGAKLLGAFHAYLWGEARTASGVEKLRKLGVDRMWLGYDSGPDPMTADAVRAAKKAGYLVGPYDTFANGQDPKTADSPTSAWPDRVYPDFCVRKADGTAQTGFGGRGCYLSSRAFEKAEPAKHYLADRTRAMTANGADSYFLDVDATGEVFRDHGAGHEMTRAGDRENRLARMRRIAKGLVLGSESAQPWANPVLAFDHGSGTPVADGLWKLERDREKWGGYFPQNAPKNAFMPVSLPADLATAMYDPKYRVPLYETALHESLVNVERWELSYDKLPEQKTTRALLAMLNNTPLNFALSGPSLEKDGKELAALQKYFGPLHRAAGTERMTSFRWLSGDRTVQRTVFGDGALTVTANFGSAAHDGLPGGCVDARLRGDTQPRRLCPAEVTS
- a CDS encoding M20 metallopeptidase family protein, with product MNLRDDARALSDDLVQLRRSLHRIPETGLDLPRTQEAVLAELDGLPLELSTGDGLTSVTAVLRGAAPGPTVLLRGDMDALPVAERTGLDFAAGNGRMHACGHDLHTTMLTGAARLLAAHRDRLAGEVLFMFQPGEEGYDGARHMLAEGLLDAAGQRPVAAYAIHVLSAGVPSGVFGTRGGPAMSASNVLRVTVRGEGGHGSMPHRAKDPVQAGCAMVTALQAWITRSFDVFDPVILTVGTFHAGTKQNVIPDTAVFEATVRSFSERAQARVKDGTVEVCRGIAAAYGVGVDAEFSEVYPMTVNDDAAADFVAATVREVLGEERYAPMRQPLQGSEDFSRVLAEVPGAMVFLGAPPAGADPERSANNHSPLAEFDDAVLADGAAVYAELAARRLAV
- a CDS encoding DUF397 domain-containing protein yields the protein MSPDLDLAAATWIKSSYSEGNGGACVEFTRDFTWVKSSYSDANGGDCIEFSPAHSATHGVVPVRDSKVPDGPAIVASAAGWSSFVAAVKNGGFPS
- a CDS encoding helix-turn-helix domain-containing protein, giving the protein MDETTPPEHFNPLQSFGRDVKRVRLGRNLTQKHLGQAAGYSYAYVSMVESGKVKASEKFADGCDLAFGTNGLFAGMLRRIDEGDHPSWFLPYLNLERKASRILTYETNLVTGIVQTEDYARAVFRVANPGASAEGIEDKVAARLRRREVFEQDAPPRLWAILHEACLRTVVGSAEVMAGQLDYLLAVATSPHVALQVMPFSAGIPATSTMPFIVLRFSDSPTVLYTETRVGGRMHDSAQTVDAALDDYDLLRAHALAPDQSLALIKNLLKEYRA
- a CDS encoding aldo/keto reductase; the encoded protein is MDTEANVSPGSPGPESPAPEFAIGGSLAVRRLGLGTGGLVGAGYWGPRHADPRQPVALLRRAVERGVTLIDTADNYGPDIAEELVAQALHPYPDDLVIATKGGVVRTGPDIWHIAGRPEELRAMCEASLRRLRTDTIDLYQLHRLDPEVPMADQLGALLELQQAGKIRHIGLDSVGAADLARAQELAPIASVQNRYNLLDRTSEDVLELCEKGGTAFLPWFPLGNGALTGEAGEVVAAVAAGHGATTGQIALTWLLHRSPVLLPTPGTGSPAHLDENLDAVRIALTEGELARLDAVAEGSGVRER
- a CDS encoding sulfite exporter TauE/SafE family protein — protein: MPPDISLFTLTLLCLAALAAGWIDAVVGGGGLLLLPALLVGLPHTPAAFVLGTNKSTAIVGTTAAAVTYVRKTPIDIGTALRIGAAALAGSLTGAFFAAGINSAVLRPLIMAVLLGVLAFILFRPAFGTAPAPSGPVTRRRVLVAILVAGLGIGFYDGLIGPGTGAFLVIALAALLHMDLVTSSATAKVINVCTNVGALTMFAIQGTVLWQLGALLALFNLVGGTVGARMALKRGAGFVRGVLVIVVITLLCKLVYDQWLAA
- a CDS encoding class I SAM-dependent methyltransferase — translated: MTSAKSKVQLTGAKETLLATLYGRAVDSRAKKPILGDTMAVDTVRRLDYDFRKLRMRGGDAAGVALRARQLDVWTARFLTLHEEATVAHLGCGLDTRVYRLDPGPRVRWYDVDFPDVIDLRRQLYPERPGYAEIPTSVTAPDWVDGLPSDRPTMIVAEGLLMYLTEEDVTTLLRRLIAHTPSGELAFDAFSRFALRAARLNTVIVRTGSTLHWGTDPAGISRLSPRLEIVENISALDLPGIEKLPVAYRAAARIAARIPGGLRDMSRLYNCRF
- a CDS encoding cupin; the encoded protein is MENLETLIRDRLDDARASAHGRSAHLFLHDGPLRQTVIALLAGTSLDEHNAPPAASLHVLRGRVRLTWAGGGQVLTAGQITAIPHARHGLTALDDSVVLLTAVTAVRERARGVPAGAAARG